From Plasmodium coatneyi strain Hackeri chromosome 7, complete sequence:
AGCAGATAAACGAAGTCTCCAGCTACCTGAACAGTGCATACAGAACTTTGCAAAATGACGTGGACAGAGCCCTCTACCTGTTGAGCATCCAGTACGACTACAAGGTGAGCAATTctgaaaaggagaagcacatttctttttttttttgccactatcccttcctttttaacatacatgggttatatatatttttattgaaTTGATTTTACCTTTTTGCGCACTCCTACTGGTGTGTGCGCCTTTGCCAGTTCGATTCTGTGGGACGATCTCCCCTCAGTATGTACCTGGCCAGAGCAGGTTAGAACGACACGCATATTGCCTTCCACTGCACACCCCATTTGCAAGATCCCGGAGGAAGAGAACCTGGAGGATAGTGATTTCCTGGCCGAAATTGTCCAGGTGAGCTCATACCCATTAAGTTGTGCGCCAAGGAAACGTGCACCCATTCTTACTTATCTTCCTTTGTTGTCTCTTCCCCAAGGTGAACGAACAGATCGGAGACCCCGAGGCGAATATTCCCCTGATGACTAAGTAAGGAAAGCGAGAAAGTAGGACCGTTCCCCTATGAcgggaaatgaaaaaaggcaCTCTGCTCCTCCCTCGCGCATACATGTTACCCTTCATGCTATACAAAACTTCACCCAAACAACCACCCCAGGGAGTACAAGAATAAGTACGAGGAACACgtcgaaaaaattaaattccaTTTTGAGAAAGGGGTAAACAACTCATACTGCTACTTtgccacacacacatacacacttGGAGCgctgtttgttcttccaatTTTGTTTCACCTTCCCATTTGCGCCTTCCTCGCAGGATTTTGAGCATATCCTGAAGGccctaaaaaaattgaagttcATAAATAGAATACTGGACCGTCTACAAAACGTTTGAGGGGGATGAAGGGAGGGATGCTATATCGCGTTTAGCATTCTGTCCCTTTTGTGCAtcacattccccttttttttttttttaccctatATGGCCACCTCATCATTGTGGTACCCACCAATTGTTTGTGCAATATCCCCTTTGATGTGGTCCCCCTGCGtaaattaaaagggggaCCTCTCTCTACATACGCACGTGACGCgtctccttcccctttcaaAATTCAAAATGGTAGTATTTGCCTGCGCCATTCGCATGCAAGTCGTTAACATGGACACAGGTTTagttcattaaaaataaaataaaacaggtatatgcatttttttttttttttttttttttgccaagaGTGCACCATTTGCCGCATGGGGCGTATGCAATAGCGCTCAGTGCCCATGCAACTTGTACGACTTGTTAAAAATCTTGGTGGAGTAAATTTCGATGAGCCACCTGAGTGCGCCATGCACACAGAGGCCCAGCAGCGCATCGTTGTACACACGCAGTCCGTAATATATTGGGAGAATTAAGCAGACAATGTAGAGGAGGTAGTTCTGTATGACCTGCTTGGCCATGCTAAGAAGTGTAAGCTGGAGAGATTTCCTTGGTGACTGGTCAGGCGAAATGGACTCCAAATTTTTGGCAATATTTTCAATGGGCGatttgtatataatgtagGAGATGATCGACCTGTTGTAAAGGTCTttaatgaggaggaaaatattgtTCGATCTGTTTTGTCCTGCGTTAGGGGCGTTCCCATGGTAACTAACGGTACTAACTCGGTCTTTCACTTTGTCCCTCGTTGTGCCCTTCTTTGTGGCGAATTTTCCATCCGGCTGACGCGTCGAACTTGGTGACTGGCCCCTTTTGTCCAGTACAGGCGATTCGTGAGCAATCCTCTTAAGCCTCTCCGAGTAGAAgtttacaaaaaggaatatggTATCATGGGCGTAGGTTGCTAGACCGTTAAAGCAAAGGAGAAAGGTCTTAATCATATGTaccgtcattttttttaagaaggcCATATTGGAAAAGTACTTGTCCTTGTAAGTGTTAAACAGATCTGTCTGTTCAAAGAAGTTTGTGTCAccaattttgttcttccagATATTACAATAGTGtgtgttaaaatgaaaggagCAACTGAGTAACGTTAAGGTGAATACACATCCAATGGAAACTTCAAGGAATAACCTCCACGTGTCGTTACTCGTACAAAGCATTATAAATCCAATCAGTCCTAATATATGAACGCTGATCATATACGTGGCAACAttactttttacatttttgcaataattattaaaataaaaatttaaaaataaaatagcaTATGTTAAATATAACGCCAAACTAGCTATtgcatttttcacataaattttattgtccacattttttatcgCATAgtaggaaataaaaatgccaaTGAACATTTGCAGGATTTGCAAACACGTTATAAATCGCCTGACCTTGTACAGAATTTTTGGGACGATATAAATAAagccaaaataaaaatacatgaTCGTGTGGACTACCAAATTGAGGAAGACAAAGTAATGCGCGTGAGAAACCAACTCCTTCTGAGAGTACAAACAGTAGATGACTACACTTAGATGATGGtaactgtgtaaaaatgttaatttttttttcttcaaaattaGGAATATGGTGTCTCCATATTCTACTACCTTTGTTAGCGTGAAGATGCTGATCACTGCTCTGGTTTCAGGTCTGTACTCCGTCTCCTCCAGGATTATACTCTTCAGCACATTTCGGTCATATATAAGGATCAGCAACACGCCTATAAAGGACAACACAGATAGGCACACATTCCATGCCACCTTCAGCGCCTTCGCCTCtatctccttcctctttctcaTCACCTTCTGCAATAGCAGCACTGAGGGAATATACAGCAACGAGATCAGCAGGATCGTTTTCTCGTACTTCCCCGCCAGTTCCCTGCCCTTCCCGGGCGCCCAAAATGCGCGGCTCAGGGGGCTCCAGGGGCTCATCACGGCATTCACACGGTGTTCCAGGCGGGTGCACGGCCTTTTCTAACTTATGCTTCGGTGTGGTGACTTATGCTTCGTTGTGATGTGCTTTGATCCGTTTTGATGCGTGTCGCTTTTCTACGCTCCGCGCTGCTGCACACGTCTCTCCCAGTGGGGAATGCTTCCGCGATTTGTTCTGCCACTGCGTTGTTCTTAAATTTGTTGCCCTTAGGAACTATATCTGCTATTCTTGATGAATCATTTGGGCAATTCTTAACTAGCTATTGTGACTGCTCCTCattagttattttttttattttttttttcactcgcTCCACTTTgtgtgctttattttttttgcttccccacCAGAAGCAACATGCAACCGAACATGCAACTAAACATGCAACCAACGTGCAACCAGAACGGAACCTCTCCCAACGATACACTGCCTACGCCCATTTCGATAAGATGGGCTCagcgaaaaaagaagaagcatcCAACACTGGGATCGCCATCCTTCCCCTCGTGCGCTCGAACCTGCGCATACAAATGCACGCATGAATGTATACGTTTGTAGTGGGGACACTATGTAGGCGGGTTCGCACGCTTAGCAGTTGACTCATGCCATCGTAAAAAGGAGTtgattaaaaagaagaatgcacAAATGGACAAGTGCCCAAGTGACGAATGGGAGACGCGCGAAGAGGGGGGGTGAAAACCGACCTACAATACCACACCTGAAGAAACCTAGAACAAACGCCGCACGCGCATCACATATGGACTATCTGCTTTGCTCCCGGGGGGGAAGTAGCAAACCTTTACTACTCACCTGCACGGATATGCGTCCGCTTACAGAGGACTGTTCTGCGATTAAGTAAATCCAAGTTGGTGCTCCCCTTCCATTTGGCAGTTTCACCATTTTTGCCATTCAGCTGGAGAAAAGGGCTGCACAGAGATGGGAACCCCTTAccgaattaattttttttttttttttttttttttactctcctTGCGGATGTATCCAATCGGTGCACAATTTACTGCGCATCGTGTTTTCCCGCAAAGGAGCACAACCAGTGTACCTACTTTAACTTCACGTTGCAGGTAATCATGTATGAAGGGAATGTCCGTTAAGCAGCGAAGGGTCCTTCGTTACACAGTGCTACACAGACCGAGGTCAGAAGGGTTGAAAGGGGTGACATATAATTGTGGTTCAAATTGGGGGAGCTAACCTTCTCCAATGCAGGATTATTTCCACCTGTGAGCATGTCCGATTGGAGGAAAGGcgcaggtaaaaaaaaataatttggaCACGCTATGCGCACACCAAGTGGGGAAGTCTCGAAGGAGGCTTCACTCCATGTGTTGTCTCATCTGACTGCACTATTTTGCTATCACCAAGTTGAAGCACAAAAATTtgtccattattttttttcttcttttattgaCCTTATGTTATTAAAAGAATATGCGGGGTACCATTCGCACGCgcgaaagggaggaagaaaagttgtAAAACATTGCAAATAGTTATGCATTGGTCCATGTCCTCTTTTAGGATGTCTATCGTTCTGAACGTTTATGTGCCCATTTGGTTGTCTTTCCTcgctatttttattttacctttttcgaGGCGTTTTAATTTATGCTGCCCCCTCATGCATTTGGacgatctttttttttttttttttttttttttccattttgcgaaaaagCACGAGACGGgccccttcccccttggaGCAAATGCCCCGCGAGCAGTGCCATGGTGAGCGCAAAAGTTGTTCCTCATTCTGTCCTCAAGGGTGGCGTATTTTCGCGAATATTGCGTGTCATGCAAACGGCGCATTCGTTGTGCACATTTCCCGAATGGCACCTTTCCTGAGAAATTTCCGCAGTTTTCCGtattttatttgtatttccttttttccccattacACCCAGCGTATTCCGTATcactccttctttttgcGTTAAGTTCGcgttacatttttgttacaTTTGCGATACATTTGCGTTATATTTGCGTTACGTTTGCGTCGCAcctgtttcattttttttttcattttcccttcgtttttatttccgTATGCTTTTCCACCCACCCTTTTTGCATCCGAAAAAGGGAACAGGGGAACCCTCGCAGGAAACTCCCCTATTTTCCGTATTTTGTGAGGAATGCCCTCGTTGGGGGGTTAAACGtaactttgtttttttcccgtgcCACATTTGCGAAGTTAATCCCGCCGTGTCCACTTTGTGTGCACGCACGTTCGTGCCCATGTCCGTGTCTGTACTAGTGCTGTTCTCCTTTAAAAAGTGCAGCGCGAATAGTATCCCtttcatgtgtatatatgtgtgcctgaatgtgtatttttttttacgccttttttttgtccaccACTTAACAATTTGTTGATCGACCGACGGGGCGTGCCCTAAACAGGGGAAAACTTACACCGATATGCGCCCCGTTCAATTTGGTGGCAATTCCCCTCCACCACCCCCGTACTTTCCGTGAGTTGGCCACTCGCTCGAGGCAGCACCAGGCCATATTTTGTCCGTTTGTCTCATCACCCCTgaaagttctttttttttaatacataAAGAAGTGGTGGATATGTATCATGCATGAAGATAGAATGTATTCAGTTTTGTCTTCGTGAGCAGTTCTTATCTGTCTGCCtacctaccattcctgtttatattttttctaaaatattctgaacagttcataatttttttttttttttaatattttgttcaggtaaaaatttggaattttttttttacatttgtacagtgattttttttttcttttttttacgtgtacCGTGTTTTGCTGTTCCATTTGTTCCGTCGCAACATtgcaatttgttctttttttttttgtgtgtaattCTGTACAACTGGATAGACGGTAACTCCCCCTCCTCCTGTGTGTGCATGCACACAAAAGatatgaagaattaaaaaaagaaaaagtgtagaaaaaatgtcagtcgagaaaaaagggagtaaGATTCACGTGTTTGTCATAAATGATGTGAAGAATGAGGAGTGGGATAAGGAGGAGCTCGACGATTCGTACAATACGGATGGTGATACACCCAAGGGGGGTAGTCCCAACGGTGAGGGTACCGTCGGGGGGGATAAATCAAAGGTGATAAAcacgaagaagaataaaagaaaggaaataataagACACAAAATGTACCATCCGCAGGTGAAAATTGTGAAAGTAAGTTGTGGAAAATCCATCATTGGGTTTCTGTCAGTAGTGGGCAAAATATACTGTTGGCAGTTGAACGGTTTTGACGACTTTGACAAGAATGTGCCCTACTTGTTAGTAGACcctgttttaaaaaataaaataattcacGATGTGAGTAGTGGAGATAG
This genomic window contains:
- a CDS encoding Elongation of fatty acids protein translates to MSPWSPLSRAFWAPGKGRELAGKYEKTILLISLLYIPSVLLLQKVMRKRKEIEAKALKVAWNVCLSVLSFIGVLLILIYDRNVLKSIILEETEYRPETRAVISIFTLTKVVEYGDTIFLILKKKKLTFLHSYHHLSVVIYCLYSQKELVSHAHYFVFLNLVVHTIMYFYFGFIYIVPKILYKVRRFITCLQILQMFIGIFISYYAIKNVDNKIYVKNAIASLALYLTYAILFLNFYFNNYCKNVKSNVATYMISVHILGLIGFIMLCTSNDTWRLFLEVSIGCVFTLTLLSCSFHFNTHYCNIWKNKIGDTNFFEQTDLFNTYKDKYFSNMAFLKKMTVHMIKTFLLCFNGLATYAHDTIFLFVNFYSERLKRIAHESPVLDKRGQSPSSTRQPDGKFATKKGTTRDKVKDRVSTVSYHGNAPNAGQNRSNNIFLLIKDLYNRSIISYIIYKSPIENIAKNLESISPDQSPRKSLQLTLLSMAKQVIQNYLLYIVCLILPIYYGLRVYNDALLGLCVHGALRWLIEIYSTKIFNKSYKLHGH